The Natronoarchaeum philippinense genome includes the window GAACTGTACGAGGCCGTCAGGGCGGGCGACGACGAGCGCGCCCGCGAGCTACAGTCGGACCTCTCTGCGGTACAGGCGGCCATCGAGCAGGGCCCGTTCCTCGCCGGCGTTAAGGCCATGCTCGATCTGCGCGGGTTCGATGTCGGTCCGCTGCGGAGCCCGCTCCAGTCGTTCGACGACGACCAGCGCGAGCAACTACGCGAGACGCTCGTGGACCTGTACGACGAGGAGAGACTGTCCGTCGAGTGAGACGCAGAGATCGCTGCGGCGTCGTCGACCCCGAGAACCACCCCACCGAACGGTTTTTGTCGCGGTGCGACATATCGCCTGAAAGACAATCGCCCAGCGATGACCGACACGTTCTACGACGTCCTCGGCGTGCCCGAGACGGCCGACCAAGACGAGATCCAGTCGGCCTACCGGGAGAAGGTCAAAAAGTACCACCCGGACGTTAGCGACCGCGACGACGCCGCAGAACGGTTCAAAGCGGTCACGCGCGCCGAGGAGGTGCTGGGCGATGCGACCGAGCGCGCCCGGTACGACCGACTGGGCCACGACGCCTACGTGCGCCACCTCGACGGCGCCAACGCCGGGACGAGCGAGCAGTCGCCGTGGACGAACACGGGCGGAGATGGTAGTTCCGCCTCGACCGGCGACGCTGGCGGGTCGGCGTTCGGCGGTTCGGCATCGGCGTCCGGCACATCGGCGTCCGGCACATCGGCGTCGGCACGAGAGCGTGCTCGGGCGGCCACGGGCGCAGAGGACGGTGGAGGAGCGAGTCAGCATCGAAAACAGCGGCGTCGGCGCCGGGCCAACAAGCGACGCGCGGATTCCTCGTGGACGCCGGAGGACGCCGACACCCAGCGCGAGGACAGCGAGGCATCGAGCGCCGAGAGCGACGGGGGATACACCGTCCACGACTGGGAACCCGTCGGCACGTCGTTCATCGGCGAGCGGCCCGGGCTGACGCGCAACGAGTTCGTCCAGATCACGATTCTCGGCCTCCTGTACCCCGTGTTGCTCTACAGCGCGGTGACGCCGGCGTTCCCGCTGGCGGTCAACGGCGTCGTCGCGGCGCTGACGCTGCTCTTGATCGGCTATCTCATCACGCGCCCGCTGGTCGCGGGCACGGTTTTCGGCGTCTGGAGCATGTTCGCGCCGGTTGCGATCGTTCAGTTGGGCGTCGAGTTGCTCTCGGTGCCGGCGATGACGGTGATACTCGGCTGCTGGATCCCGCTCGGGTACTCGATCACCGTCGCGTTCGTCCTGCGGTGGTAGGACGCCGCGGCGTCGCAGTCGGCGCTGGCGATCTCACTGCCCGAGGCGCTCGCAGACGGCGTCGTGGATCGCCTCGCGGGTGCGGTGGCTCGCCTCGCCGTCGATCCGGAACTCGATGACTTGGGCGCCGTCGGCGTCCAGCGAGGCGTCGTAGGCGTCGCGGAACGCTGGCAGCGTCTCGACGCGCGCGAAGTCCAGCCCGTACAGATCGCCGGTCGGCGCGAAATCGATCCCGTGGGGCGTCTTGAACTGCTCGGTGAAGGGGGGGTCGAAGTCCTCGATCGGGAGCAGGTGGAAGATGCCGCCGCCGTCGTTGTTGATGAGAACGACCGTGGCGTCGACGCCACAGCGCGCGACCGCCAGCAGCCCGTTCATGTCGTGATAGAAGGCGAGGTCGCCGGTGACGAGCACCAGCGGGTCGTCGGTCGCGCTGCCGGCGCCGAGCGCCGTGCTCTCGATGCCGTCGATGCCGCTGGCGCCGCGGTTTCCGAGCACCGAGAGGGCGGCGTCCCGGGGGCGGCCGAACCGGTCGAGATCCCGGACCGGCATGCTGTTGGAAACGAATACGGTCGCCGGATCGGGCGCGCGTTCGACAGCGTCGGCGACAACGGCGCCCTCGTACAGATCGTCCGCACCCAGTTCGTCGACCGCACGCCAGTACTCGCGTTCGGCGTCGAGCCACCGGTCGCGCCAGTCGCCCGCTGACTGCGCCGCGGCGTCCGCGCCGGACAGCCGATCCGCCAGCGCTCGGACTGTTCGGTCGGGGTCGGCCGCGACGAGATCGGTCGCGGTGAACGTCGCGTCGCGCCACTCGCCGGCGGGATCGACGAGGAACTGGCGGGCGTCGGCGTCGGCCAGATAGTTCCGAAGCGGCTTCGAGGTCGGCGAGGCGCCAAAGCGAACGACGACATCCGGATCGGGCCAGCCGCCCACGACCCGGTCGTCGAGGTAGCCGTCGTAGCCGCCGAGCACCGGCGCCGTGTCGACGTGCGGCCCGAATCGGAGTCCCGAAAGCGGGTCGGCGAGCACCGGCGCATTCGTCGCGGTAGCGAGCCGGGAAACGGCGTCCGCATCGACGCCGGGGGACGCCGTGGCATCCGAAGCGTCTGCGGCGGCAGTGTCGGCAGCGGTCGCGCCATCGACGGCGGCCGTCGACGGATCCGCCGGCCCGGCGACGATCAGCGCGCGCTCGGCGTCCGCGAGAGCCCCGGTCAGCCGATCCAGCGCGGCGTCGTCGAGCGTCGGCCGCCCGCCGGTCGTCCGGACGAACGGGCCGTCTCGGCCCTCGGCGCCCAGTGGCTCGCGCTCGGGTAGGTCGTCGGGCACGTCGCCGGACACCTCGACCGGCTCCAGCGGCTTCCGGAACGGGACGTTGAGATGCACTGGCCCGGCGGGGACGCCGGTCGACTCGGCGAGCGCGCGGGCGGCGTCGGTTCGCAGGCGCCGGAGCTTCCGGCCCGTCGGTTCGGGCTCGGGAAGGTCGCGGAACCAGCGCACGGCGTCGCCGTAGAGCTTCTCCTGATCGATCGTCTGGTTGGCGCCGCTGTCTCTGAGTTCGGGCGGGCGGTCGGCCGTCAACAGCACCATCGGCACTCTGGCCTGACTGGCCTCGATCACGGCGGGGTGGAAGTTCGCCGCCGCGGTGCCCGAGGTGCAGATCAGCGGTGTCGGCTCGCCGGTCCGCCGGGCTCGGCCGAGCGCGAAGTACGCCGCCGAGCGCTCGTCGAAGTGCGAGAAGACGGTCAGGTCGGGGTGAGCGTCGGCGGCGACGGTCAGCGGCGTCGACCGGCTCCCCGGCGCGACACACACCGCCTCGACGCCGCCGGCGACCAGTTCGTCGAGCAGCGTCTCGGCCCACAGGGTGTTACGGTTCGGTGCCGTCATGCGATCACTCCAAGGAGTCGAGCATCGGGCCGTACTTTAGCTGGACCTCGTCCCACTCGCGGTCGGGGTCGCTGTCGGCGACGATGCCGGCGCCCGCAAAGAGCGTCGCCCGATCCTCGCGGGCGACCGCCGAGCGGATGCCGACGGCGAAGGCGCCGTTGCCCGCGGCGTCGAACCAGCCGACGGGGGCGGCGTACCAGCCACGGTCGAACGTCTCGGTCTCCTTGATCGTCTCCCAGGCGGCGTCGGGCGGGAACCCGCCGACCGCGGGCGTCGGGTGGAGGGCCTCGACCAGCGAGAGCACGTGCTCTACGTCGTCGAGTTCGGCCGTGATCGGCGTCTGGAGGTGCTGGACGGTCGGGAGCGTTCGAATCGTGCGCTGGCCCGTCCGGATCGACCCCGCGAAGGGTTCGAGCTGTTCGCGGACGGCCTCGGCGACCAGTTCGTGTTCGTGGATGTCCTTCTCGCTGTCGAGCAGTTCGTTCGCCAGCCACTCGTCTTCCTCGGGCGTGTCGCCGCGGCCCGTCGAGCCCGCCAGCGCCTCGGTCTCGACGGTGCGGCCGGACAGCGAGACGAGGCGCTCGGGCGTCGCGCCGAAGAAGTTCGCGCCCTCGTCGGGCTGGACGAGAAACCGGTAGCAGTCCGGGTAGGATCGGTCGAGACGAGCGAGCAGGTCCGGGATCGACAGCGGGGCGTCGAGATCGACCGACAGCGCCTGAGCGAGCACGACTTTGCGCAGGTCGCCCCGTTCGATCCGGTCGACGGCGGCCCGGACCTGGCGTCGCCACTCCGTTCGAGAGGTCGTGCGCTCGCGGGACGCGACGCCGGGCGGAGCGCCCGGGCGGCCGTCGGCAGTCGCGGCCGAAATCTCGGCCGCCACGTCGTCGAGACGCCGCTCGACCGCGGCGTCGTCCGGCGGATCGACAGCGTTGACGGTCAGCCAGACGCCGTCGTCGCTCCACGTGATCTGCACTTGGGGGAGGACGAAGCGGGCGCCGGCAAAGCCCTTCCACGGGCCGGCCGGTTCGTGCTCGTCGTGAAAGGCAAAGCCCCCGAACAGCCGCGGGCGGCCGACGACGCGTTCGGCGTCGCCGTCGAGGTGGGAGAACAGCCGTTCGGCCGCCTCTCGTACCGCGTCGAAGCGGTCCGGCCCGTCGGCGTCGATCGTCGCCGCCGCGCCCCAGCCGGCGACTGTGGGGCCGTCCGGCGGCGTCCAGAGCTCTCGGGGCGGCTCGAAGGCGTCGAGAACTGCCCGGCGCGAGAGATCGTCGAGTTCGCGGCGCCGAGTCACGAGCGGTCCGTCGATCGGATCTCGCCGACCGTCCCCGCTGCGCAGCGATTCCATCGCACGACACTCGGGAGGCCGGGCTATTTAGCCTGTCCCTCTGGTCGTCGGCGCACCGCTGGCCCGACTCGTGCATGTGATCCGCTACCGATACGCTTTTTTCAGGATCGAACAAACGAATCGCCAATCGACAGCCCGGCTACGGCCGGGCCTCGCGCACTCTCTCCACAGATGCAATCGAACTCTTTGGGCCCCGCGCTCGTCGCGGGTCTGTGTATCGCCGCGCTCGGCCTCGGCGCCGCGACGCTTTCGAGCGCCGTGGTCGTCCCGTCGAACCCGGCCGCCGTCCCCGGCGGATCGATCGACCTGCCGTGGCCAACGTCAGCGAGCTACGCCGCTATGGCCGTTCTCACAGGCCTACTGGTGCTCGCCGTCTACACGTTCGACGGCCGCGGAATCAGCGACAAGCGACAGTTCGTCAGGGCGATCCCCGTGCTCGTCGTGATCGTCGCCCTGATCATCGTCGTGAACCACGTCTGGCTGACCTCGCTCCAGCCACCATCCGGCTTCGATATCTCGGCAGCCAACGGCTCCTCGGGCGGCAGCGGCGGGGGCGGCGCCGCGTCGAACAACTCGTCGGGCGACTCGGGCGGTCCCGTCGGTGACGGCAACCTCTTTGCGACAGCCGGACTGGTCGCGGCGCTGTTGATCGGGCTGCTGGCGGTCGCCGGCGCCGAGTACATCCCCGATGGAGACGACGACCAGCAGAGCCGCCGGGAGTCAGCGGCCGACGCTGACGATGCGGACGCCGCGGCGATCGGCGAGGCGGCGGGCCGCGCGGCCGACCGGATCGAGGCGACCGACGACGGCTTCGAGAACGAGGTGTACCGCGCGTGGCGCGAGATGGCCGACGGCGTCGACGTCGGGAGCCCCCGGACGAGCACGCCAGCCGAGTTTGCCGCCGCGGCGGCCGACGCCGGTCTCGACCCCGACCGCGTCGAAGAGCTCACCGACCTGTTCGAGGCGGTTCGCTACGGCGACCGCGCCGTCACCGAAGAGCGCGAGCGCCGAGCCGTCGAGGCGCTCCGTGGCATCGAGCGCGAACAAGGAGGTGACGAGCAGTGAGCGCCGCCGGACGCGTGCTCGTCGCGGTCGGCACCGTCACTGCCGTCCTCGGGCTGGCGCTGCTCGTCGAGCCGGGACTCGCCAGCGAAGTGTTTGCCGACCAGTTCTACGTCAGTCTCGTCGGCGTGCTGGCGGTCCTGCAGGGCGGACGCTACGCCCGCGACGCGTGGCGCTCGCCGGTCGTCGGCGCCGAGACGGGCGATCCCGAACTCGTCGAGGGCGTTCCGACGCCGGGCGACGGCTTCGACGCGGCGCTCGATTCGGCGTCCGATGTCCACACGATCGACGGGCGCAGCGAGATCAGAGAGCGCCTCGGCGGGATTGCCAGCGTCGTTCTCGAACGGCGCCGGGACTGCTCGCCCGAACAGGCACGCGAGCAACTCGCCGCCGGCGACTGGACCGACGATCCGCTGGCGGCGGCGTTTTTCAGCGACAACGCCGACATCCCGCTCTCGATTCGCCTGCGAATCCGAGTGAGCTCGAAGTCGCCGTTCGGCGTTCGAGCCGAACACGCCGCCGACGAACTCGAACGGATCTGGAGGGCCGAGTCGTGACCGCCGCCGAGCAGACAGTCGACGCCGATGCGACGGCCCGCGACTCGGCGCCGACCGAGGATGCCGACGGCGCTGACACAGCCGACGCCGAGAGTGCGTTCGACGACGCCGACGCAGCCGCTGTGTCCGCAGACCGGATCGTCGCCGCCGAGGACCGCTACACAGGCCGGTGGAACGGCGTCGCCGCGGCGGCGCTGCTGGCGGTCGGCGTCGGCGCGATCGCCCAATCGCCGGCGGCGTTTCTCCTCGGCGTCTTCGGCGTCGCCTACGCCGCCTACGCGCGGATGGCCGAGCCGCCGGCGGTCGATCTCCGAGTCGAACGCGAGTTCGGCACCGACCGCCCCGACCCGGGCGAAGCGGTCGACGTGACCGTCCGGATCACCAACGAGGGCGCGTCGATTCCCGATCTGCGCGTGGTCGATGGCGTCCCCGACCAGATTCACGTCGTCGAGGGGACGCCCCGGCTCGCCGCCGATCTGGGGGCCGGCGAGACCGTCGAGCTACAGTACGCGGTGGGCGCCGAGCGTGGCCGGCACGAGTTCGACCACCTTCGGGCGATCGCTCGTGGGTACAGCGGCGCCGTCGAGCGCGACGCCGACGTGCAGTCAGCGACCGACGACGAGCTGTACTGCACGCCCGGCGAGCTGCCGCCGTCGACGAACCTCTCCTTGCAGTCGCTGACGACGCCCTACGCCGGCCGGGTCGAGACCGACATCGGCGGCGACGGCGCCGAGTTCTACGCGACCCGCGAGTACCAGCGGGGCGACCCGCTCTCCCGGGTCGACTGGAACCGGAAAGCA containing:
- a CDS encoding isochorismate synthase; the encoded protein is MESLRSGDGRRDPIDGPLVTRRRELDDLSRRAVLDAFEPPRELWTPPDGPTVAGWGAAATIDADGPDRFDAVREAAERLFSHLDGDAERVVGRPRLFGGFAFHDEHEPAGPWKGFAGARFVLPQVQITWSDDGVWLTVNAVDPPDDAAVERRLDDVAAEISAATADGRPGAPPGVASRERTTSRTEWRRQVRAAVDRIERGDLRKVVLAQALSVDLDAPLSIPDLLARLDRSYPDCYRFLVQPDEGANFFGATPERLVSLSGRTVETEALAGSTGRGDTPEEDEWLANELLDSEKDIHEHELVAEAVREQLEPFAGSIRTGQRTIRTLPTVQHLQTPITAELDDVEHVLSLVEALHPTPAVGGFPPDAAWETIKETETFDRGWYAAPVGWFDAAGNGAFAVGIRSAVAREDRATLFAGAGIVADSDPDREWDEVQLKYGPMLDSLE
- a CDS encoding DUF7269 family protein, whose translation is MSAAGRVLVAVGTVTAVLGLALLVEPGLASEVFADQFYVSLVGVLAVLQGGRYARDAWRSPVVGAETGDPELVEGVPTPGDGFDAALDSASDVHTIDGRSEIRERLGGIASVVLERRRDCSPEQAREQLAAGDWTDDPLAAAFFSDNADIPLSIRLRIRVSSKSPFGVRAEHAADELERIWRAES
- a CDS encoding J domain-containing protein, with translation MTDTFYDVLGVPETADQDEIQSAYREKVKKYHPDVSDRDDAAERFKAVTRAEEVLGDATERARYDRLGHDAYVRHLDGANAGTSEQSPWTNTGGDGSSASTGDAGGSAFGGSASASGTSASGTSASARERARAATGAEDGGGASQHRKQRRRRRANKRRADSSWTPEDADTQREDSEASSAESDGGYTVHDWEPVGTSFIGERPGLTRNEFVQITILGLLYPVLLYSAVTPAFPLAVNGVVAALTLLLIGYLITRPLVAGTVFGVWSMFAPVAIVQLGVELLSVPAMTVILGCWIPLGYSITVAFVLRW
- a CDS encoding DUF4129 domain-containing protein: MQSNSLGPALVAGLCIAALGLGAATLSSAVVVPSNPAAVPGGSIDLPWPTSASYAAMAVLTGLLVLAVYTFDGRGISDKRQFVRAIPVLVVIVALIIVVNHVWLTSLQPPSGFDISAANGSSGGSGGGGAASNNSSGDSGGPVGDGNLFATAGLVAALLIGLLAVAGAEYIPDGDDDQQSRRESAADADDADAAAIGEAAGRAADRIEATDDGFENEVYRAWREMADGVDVGSPRTSTPAEFAAAAADAGLDPDRVEELTDLFEAVRYGDRAVTEERERRAVEALRGIEREQGGDEQ
- the menD gene encoding 2-succinyl-5-enolpyruvyl-6-hydroxy-3-cyclohexene-1-carboxylic-acid synthase, which codes for MTAPNRNTLWAETLLDELVAGGVEAVCVAPGSRSTPLTVAADAHPDLTVFSHFDERSAAYFALGRARRTGEPTPLICTSGTAAANFHPAVIEASQARVPMVLLTADRPPELRDSGANQTIDQEKLYGDAVRWFRDLPEPEPTGRKLRRLRTDAARALAESTGVPAGPVHLNVPFRKPLEPVEVSGDVPDDLPEREPLGAEGRDGPFVRTTGGRPTLDDAALDRLTGALADAERALIVAGPADPSTAAVDGATAADTAAADASDATASPGVDADAVSRLATATNAPVLADPLSGLRFGPHVDTAPVLGGYDGYLDDRVVGGWPDPDVVVRFGASPTSKPLRNYLADADARQFLVDPAGEWRDATFTATDLVAADPDRTVRALADRLSGADAAAQSAGDWRDRWLDAEREYWRAVDELGADDLYEGAVVADAVERAPDPATVFVSNSMPVRDLDRFGRPRDAALSVLGNRGASGIDGIESTALGAGSATDDPLVLVTGDLAFYHDMNGLLAVARCGVDATVVLINNDGGGIFHLLPIEDFDPPFTEQFKTPHGIDFAPTGDLYGLDFARVETLPAFRDAYDASLDADGAQVIEFRIDGEASHRTREAIHDAVCERLGQ
- a CDS encoding DUF58 domain-containing protein yields the protein MTAAEQTVDADATARDSAPTEDADGADTADAESAFDDADAAAVSADRIVAAEDRYTGRWNGVAAAALLAVGVGAIAQSPAAFLLGVFGVAYAAYARMAEPPAVDLRVEREFGTDRPDPGEAVDVTVRITNEGASIPDLRVVDGVPDQIHVVEGTPRLAADLGAGETVELQYAVGAERGRHEFDHLRAIARGYSGAVERDADVQSATDDELYCTPGELPPSTNLSLQSLTTPYAGRVETDIGGDGAEFYATREYQRGDPLSRVDWNRKARTGELSTIEFREERAASVVLLIDVRVESWLRPDAASPSAVERSVEGAMQVFSSLIEGGDRVGVAVLGATDPWLPPGSGEDHRAAARRLFVEHPLLTPESADDLIERPISVDSLRKQLPSHSQVILFSPLCDDGAVEQATLLEAAGHRVTAVSPDPTATATAGQSVAHVERELRLSELRRTGARVVDWRWEEPLAAAISRAGERWSA